A window of the Ipomoea triloba cultivar NCNSP0323 chromosome 14, ASM357664v1 genome harbors these coding sequences:
- the LOC116004697 gene encoding chromatin modification-related protein EAF1 B-like isoform X1, translated as MHGSATCALVVNAEVDLMGGVVEGGVGGGTETSPWSAALEKVQEKLRQEFDVRDESRRQLEFLEKGGDPLEFKYGNAASVSVQSTSPTDQQPDQFVTSEAKGSFAFTASPHGDSVESIGRPGATLICEPNSADNLMLFDGENESVEGEQRISRNLSRTSTATPEQSTQMDGNQSAKELGDSAAFEVPRKAYKRRVRPRPNRDGARSSSNDVLACVGHGSLPSHNGLSDAKGLVVDAENKAIQNGTGLPNGDATCKNIPSDNQVDLESTGAKAAESTTDLMKDGQLNTVSDSIFSKDQINIQQDQDSAVVAQETPIEVAPVEPESLTEKEKIGLAGQLCADSEKIEILSGSGQINGFISAKGENKSIANNNAALVTKGLESESSCTHPSLSLDRNNDSDMCTNLKILDSNGNTKVQSSVPEGAAITEIKEVKESKADDICLSINEGCKPMHENDQENEIGQKPMEELDSSHSDLQTKVKDKILVEGKEPVGHTSSETELKSSVPVGDNSNPQNDNTCGVVLQGSNDSSIPQLAEASPLVAVSTAPSGGHQSGVNTELLSKADENSILEEARIIQAKHKRIAELSAVTCPMENRRRSHWDYVLEEMAWLANDFVQERLWKITAASKISYHAAFTSRLRFQECNSSRKQKTVARTLAKFVTDFWHSVKGSTEKLDLQCPKEGFGLAIKEYAVRFLKYNSTDVPPSQTEVPATLERIIDSEIIDVPWEDHLTEENLFYTVPPSAIEIYRKSIESHVLQCEKVGSSMQEELEMPGCEAVADLGSQDYLYEEDEGETSTYNLSVAFEGSNSSRFVQKKRKIQIRTNSGRSFDNGADLSFTHYMENKIVNQQSTLQAKRPASSLNVSFPTKRVRTGSRQRVLSPFIGGTSGLQLPIKTDASSGETSSFQDDQSTLHGGSRMPNTLEVESVVDFEKQLQFDSAEVSTKPKKKKKNSSYEQRWQDDSNFQNEQRENSKKRLEGHQIESNGSSGLFGLHIPKKPKILRPSLENSFDNMSPVTGSIPSPAASQMSNMSNPNKIMKVLSSRDRNRKGKNLKSPAGNLISGSQWSLFEDQALVVLVHDMGPNWELVSDAINSTLQFKCIYRKPKECKDRHKILMDKTNGDAADSAEDSGSSQPYPSTLPGIPKGSARQLFQRLKGPMEEDTLKSHFDKIIIIGQKYQFHKTQGDNRDPKHLQQPHSSHANALSEVMPNKMTGLSVLTPLDLCDASPPSSDIVSPGYQGPHSSALANSNPALLGPAATAPGANSALQVPSNVMVGNNFSSSSNPLNATVRDGRYAVSRSASVPFTEQQRMHPYNRMLPGRNIHQSNSATPGGFPGANPGVRMLPGGNGVGIMCGTNRSMPVRPGYQGISPSSMLNSGSMVSSGMVPNANSVNMHSGIGSNQGNSMMRPHDTLNMMQPTQNQDSQRQMMVPEHQMQVSPGNSQYGGLNSSYANQTASPPASSYPVNQQSHPMSAQQPHVLASHHAHLQGSNNATNPQKQALMQFAKDRQYQQRLLQQQFGTSSPLMPPIQQHQLPVSSPSQNSPQITSQSSPPASLSPMPSTSSMTPVPQHQLKHPISPHGLGRGAQSGGNASTNQASKQRPRQTHMQQQQLQQSSRSHLQQRKQLQPQQQAKLLQGAGRGNMIANQNMPIDPSLVNGINTSLGNRAEEKVDQVTQPMQTQGLYPRSNLNPVQPTKPSAPHTNAKMPQSQQKMYSVKIASQTESLQQTPSHSDEVNHGHGPPTALGSALPSCHQPRLPAQKNLMNQSQPNSQRVMQPTGCNSSLGGTMKAAPRECSNTANVASTTVPANVSQWKGAEPLFDSAGAQTQPSNPAGSELSSQVGQGLNQRRPSGNLSSEGHEASVQLQQQQQQPHSPLHEPQQQQLPSLKKSLQPQQVMQAGNNSFYAHPSISGPD; from the exons ATGCATGGAAGCGCTACATGTGCTCTTGTAGTCAATGCCGAGGTTGATTTGATGGGAGGAGTTGTTGAAGGTGGAGTTGGTGGTGGTACCGAAACCTCTCCGTGGAGTGCAGCACTAGAGAAGGTTCAAGAAAAACTTAG GCAGGAGTTTGATGTCAGAGATGAAAGCAGAAGACAGTTGGAATTTCTTGAGAAA GGTGGAGATCCACTAGAGTTCAAATATGGAAACGCTGCTTCGGTTAGTGTCCAATCCACCTCACCAACAGATCAACAACCTGATCAATTCGTGACTAG TGAAGCAAAAGGTAGTTTTGCATTCACCGCATCACCTCATGGGGATTCTGTTGAAAGTATAGGAAGACCTGGAGCCACTCTAATTTGTGAACCAAACAGTGCTGATAACCTTATGCTATTTGATGGTGAAAATGAATCTGTTGAAGGTGAGCAACGGATATCTAGGAACCTTAGTAGGACTAGTACTGCTACGCCGGAGCAGTCAACCCAGATGGATGGAAATCAAAGTGCTAAGGAATTAGGAGATTCTGCAGCTTTTGAAGTTCCAAGAAAAGCATACAAGCGGCGTGTCAGGCCCCGGCCAAATCGTGATGGTGCTAGATCAAGCTCAAATGATGTCCTTGCTTGTGTTGGGCATGGATCTTTGCCTTCACATAATGGCCTCAGTGATGCAAAAGGATTGGTGGTTGATGCAGAAAACAAGGCTATCCAAAATGGTACTGGGCTGCCAAATGGCGATGCAACTTGTAAAAATATACCTTCTGATAATCAAGTTGATTTGGAGTCTACTGGTGCGAAGGCTGCAGAGTCAACAACTGACTTGATGAAAGATGGTCAGCTTAATACAGTGTCAGATTCTATTTTTTCTAAAGATCAAATAAATATCCAGCAAGATCAAGACTCGGCAGTTGTTGCCCAGGAAACTCCTATTGAGGTAGCACCTGTTGAACCTGAATCATTGACGGAAAAGGAGAAGATAGGCCTTGCAGGCCAGTTATGTGCGGATTCTGAAAAGATTGAAATCCTTTCTGGTTCCGGTCAGATAAATGGGTTCATTAGTGCAAAAGGTGAAAATAAAAGCATAGCAAACAATAATGCAGCATTGGTCACAAAGGGTTTAGAGTCCGAGTCATCTTGCACTCACCCCAGCCTTAGTCTAGATAGAAATAATGACAGTGACATGTGTACtaacttaaaaattttagattctaACGGGAATACAAAGGTACAATCCTCAGTGCCTGAAGGAGCAGCAATTACAGAAATTAAGGAAGTAAAAGAGAGCAAGGCTGATGATATCTGTCTTTCTATTAATGAAGGATGCAAGCCTATGCATGAGAATGACCAAGAGAATGAAATTGGACAAAAACCAATGGAAGAATTGGATAGTAGTCATTCTGATCTCCAAACTAAGGTAAAAGATAAAATTCTCGTTGAAGGGAAGGAACCAGTTGGTCACACTTCATCAGAAACTGAGCTGAAATCGAGTGTTCCTGTAGGTGATAATTCTAACCCCCAAAATGACAACACTTGCGGTGTTGTCCTTCAGGGATCCAATGATTCCTCTATTCCACAGCTAGCTGAAGCTTCTCCATTGGTTGCAGTTTCAACTGCTCCCTCTGGGGGACATCAATCTGGTGTCAACACAGAACTGCTTAGCAAAGCTGACGAAAACTCAATATTGGAAGAGGCACGGATTATACAG GCAAAGCATAAGAGAATTGCTGAGTTGTCTGCTGTTACCTGCCCAATGGAGAATCGCCGGAGATCTCACTGGGATTATGTGCTTGAAGAGATGGCTTGGTTAGCAAATGATTTTGTACAG GAGCGTCTTTGGAAGATAACAGCTGCCTCTAAAATCTCTTACCATGCTGCTTTTACCTCACGGTTAAGATTTCAAGAGTGTAACAGCAGTAGGAAGCAAAAAACTGTAGCTCGTACTTTGGCAAAATTTGTCACGGATTTCTGGCATTCAGTGAAG GGTTCTACAGAGAAGCTGGATCTGCAATGCCCTAAAGAAGGTTTTGGTCTTGCTATCAAGGAATATGCTGTGAGATTTCTGAAGTATAATAGCACTGATGTTCCTCCTAGCCAGACTGAAGTTCCTGCAACTCTAGAGAGGATAATTGATTCAGAAATTATAGACGTGCCCTGGGAAGACCATCTGACAGAA GAAAATCTCTTTTATACTGTTCCCCCCAGTGCAATTGAAATCTATAGAAAATCTATTGAATCTCATGTGCTACAGTGTGAG AAAGTTGGCAGTAGCATGCAAGAGGAGCTTGAGATGCCTGGATGTGAGGCTGTTGCag ACTTGGGGTCTCAAGATTATTTATATGAAGAGGATGAAGGGGAGACAAGCACATATAATCTGTCAGTTGCCTTTGAAGGTAGCAACTCTTCAAGATTTGTCCAGAAGAAGCGTAAAATCCAGATACGCACAAATAGTGGAAGATCATTTGATAATGGTGCTGACTTGTCATTTACGCACTACatggaaaataaaatagtgaACCAACAATCTACGCTTCAGGCAAAACGGCCTGCCAGCAGTCTTAATGTGTCTTTTCCCACAAAACGTGTACGGACTGGCTCAAGGCAAAGAGTTTTGAGTCCTTTTATTGGTGGAACATCAGGTCTTCAGCTGCCTATCAAGACAGATGCTTCAAGTGGCGAAACCAGTTCATTTCAAGATGATCAGAGTACTTTGCATGGTGGATCACGCATGCCTAACACCTTAGAAGTTGAATCTGTAGTGGACTTTGAAAAGCAACTACAGTTTGACTCTGCTGAAGTATCAACTAAAcctaaaaagaagaaaaag AATTCTTCATATGAACAGAGATGGCAGGATGATTCTAATTTTCAAAATGAGCAG AGAGAGAATTCCAAAAAGAGGCTGGAGGGTCATCAAATTGAATCCAATGGTAGTAGCG GTCTGTTTGGTCTGCACATTCCAAAGAAGCCAAAGATTTTGCGGCCATCACTGGAGAATTCTTTTGATAATATGTCTCCTGTTACGGGATCCATTCCATCTCCTGCAGCATCCCAAATGAGTAATATGTCTAACCCcaataaaattatgaaagtgCTTAGTAGCCGTGATCGCAATAGGAAGGGTAAAAATTTGAAG AGCCCTGCTGGAAACCTCATTTCGGGAAGTCAATGGTCGTTATTTGAGGACCAG GCACTTGTTGTTTTGGTGCATGACATGGGTCCAAATTGGGAGCTTGTAAGTGATGCTATCAACAGCACTTTGCAATTTAAG TGTATATATCGCAAACCTAAGGAATGCAAAGACCGGCATAAAATATTAATGGACAAAACTAATGGTGATGCAGCCGATAGTGCTGAAGATTCAGGCTCTTCTCAGCCTTATCCTTCAACATTACCTGGCATTCCTAAG GGGAGTGCCAGACAATTGTTTCAGCGTTTGAAGGGCCCAATGGAAGAGGATACCCTCAAATCTCATTTTgacaaaattatcataatagGGCAAAAGTATCAGTTTCATAAGACTCAG GGTGATAACCGTGACCCAAAGCATCTTCAGCAACCTCACAGTTCTCATGCAAATGCTCTATCCGAAGTTATGCCAAATAAAATGACTGGACTGTCAGTTTTAAC GCCACTGGATTTGTGTGATGCAAGTCCACCTAGTTCGGACATTGTTTCCCCTGGATACCAAGGTCCACATTCAAGTGCATTAGCTAATTCCAACCCGGCCCTTCTCGGGCCAGCAGCGACTGCTCCTGGTGCAAATTCTGCACTGCAAGTGCCTTCAAATGTGATGGTTGGAAATaacttttcttcatcttcaaatccgtTAAATGCAACTGTCAG GGATGGTAGATATGCTGTTTCAAGATCGGCATCTGTACCATTCACTGAACAGCAGAGAATGCACCCTTATAACCGAATGCTACCTGGTAGAAACATACATCAATCCAATTCAGCTACTCCTGGTGGGTTTCCAGGGGCTAATCCTGGTGTCCGTATGCTACCTGGTGGAAATGGCGTGGGTATAATGTGTGGCACTAATAGAAGTATGCCTGTGAGGCCTGGCTATCAGGGAATTTCCCCATCATCTATGTTGAATTCTGGGAGCATGGTTTCCTCTGGTATGGTACCAAATGCTAACTCTGTAAATATGCACTCTGGAATTGGCTCTAATCAAGGGAACTCGATGATGAGACCTCATGATACTTTGAATATGATGCAG CCTACCCAAAATCAGGACTCTCAAAGGCAGATGATGGTTCCTGAGCATCAGATGCAGGTATCACCAGGTAACAGCCAATATGGGGGGCTGAATTCCTCTTACGCCAACCAGACTGCCTCTCCACCTGCCTCGTCATACCCCGTTAATCAGCAGTCACATCCTATGTCTGCACAACAGCCTCATGTGCTTGCCTCTCATCATGCTCATCTTCAAGGATCAAATAACGCCACTAACCCACAGAAACAGGCTCTTATGCAGTTTGCGAAAGATAGGCAGTATCAGCAGCGACTTTTGCAACAGCAGTTTGGTACATCTAGTCCTTTGATGCCACCTATACAGCAGCACCAACTTCCTGTATCATCGCCATCCCAAAATAGTCCCCAAATTACATCACAATCTTCTCCGCCTGCATCACTTTCTCCTATGCCATCTACTTCCTCAATGACTCCAGTGCCACAGCATCAGCTAAAACATCCAATATCACCTCATGGACTTGGCCGGGGTGCTCAAAGTGGGGGCAATGCCTCGACTAATCAGGCAAGTAAACAACGGCCTCGACAGACACACATGCAACAGCAACAGCTCCAACAGAGTAGCAGGAGTCACCTTCAGCAACGGAAACAACTGCAGCCACAACAGCAAGCTAAACTTTTGCAGGGTGCAGGGAGAGGGAACATGATCGCAAACCAGAACATGCCAATTGATCCATCCTTGGTGAACGGAATTAATACAAGTTTGGGGAATCGAGCTGAAGAAAAGGTAGATCAGGTGACACAGCCTATGCAAACTCAGGGATTATATCCTCGATCGAATCTAAACCCTGTTCAACCTACAAAACCTTCAGCACCTCATACTAATGCAAAGATGCCTCAATCTCAGCAGAAGATGTATTCTGTCAAAATTGCTTCACAAACAGAATCTCTTCAGCAGACACCCTCTCATTCTGATGAAGTGAACCATGGTCATGGTCCGCCAACTGCCTTGGGCTCAGCATTGCCTTCTTGCCATCAGCCTCGACTGCCGGCACAGAAAAACTTAATGAATCAAAGTCAACCCAATTCCCAGAGAGTGATGCAGCCTACTGGATGCAATTCTTCTCTGGGGGGTACAATGAAGGCAGCACCTCGAGAATGCAGCAATACAGCTAATGTGGCGTCAACCACTGTTCCTGCCAATGTTTCCCAATGGAAGGGTGCAGAACCATTATTTGATTCTGCTGGGGCCCAGACTCAACCAAGTAATCCTGCTGGTAGTGAACTTAGTTCTCAAGTAGGCCAAGGGTTAAACCAGAGACGACCTTCTGGCAACTTGTCCTCTGAGGGGCATGAAGCCAGTGTGCAattgcagcagcagcagcagcagccacACTCTCCGTTGCATGAACCCCAGCAACAACAGCTGCCATCACTAAAAAAGTCTTTGCAGCCGCAACAGGTTATGCAAGCAGGGAATAACAGTTTTTATGCTCATCCCAGCATCTCTGGACCAGATTGA